The proteins below come from a single Geothermobacter hydrogeniphilus genomic window:
- the nuoL gene encoding NADH-quinone oxidoreductase subunit L, translated as MHDYSLIWLIPFFPLVGFLVNGLLGKKIGNEKVIGAIGTLAIAASFVVSCKMFFQLLGDVEKTHEVILFSWMSVGQLQIDWGFLLDPLSALMIMVVTGVGSLIHLYSNGYMHGEEGFYRYFAYLNLFCFSMLMLVLGNNALVMFVGWEGVGLCSYLLIGYYFEKKSAGDAAKKAFVVNRVGDFGFLIGLFTLFWALGEHGVWTFQFTKIAENAHLLPAGGVVVTVATLCFFLGATGKSAQIPLYTWLPDAMEGPTPVSALIHAATMVTAGVYMIGRMNGLFSMAPDTMMVIAIVGAATAIFAASIGLAQNDIKRVLAYSTVSQLGYMFLAMGVGAFSAGIFHLMTHAFFKACLFLGSGSVIHAMHHAYHKAHLHDDPQDMRNMGGLAKKMPITFITFFVSTLAISGIPGLSGFFSKDEILWWAFSSTRGGWILWLIGFIAAGMTAFYMFRLVFMTFFGKQKTDARAKDHVHESPLVITIPLMVLGLLALVGGWVGIPAALGGANRFEHFLAPVFEHAQETYGIHAQHSLQAFEFPLMGCSIGIALVGIFLAWIMYVKNPELPGRLVARFRWLHTAIFNKWFVDELYDGLFVNATKRLGRYFWKGFDVPVIDGIVNGVGWLVQGSSRVLRFIQNGQIHSYAMTMVLGMVVIVAVYVFK; from the coding sequence ATGCACGATTATAGTTTGATTTGGCTCATTCCGTTTTTCCCCCTGGTCGGTTTTCTTGTCAACGGCCTGCTGGGGAAGAAAATCGGTAATGAGAAGGTGATTGGAGCCATCGGCACGCTGGCGATCGCGGCTTCGTTCGTGGTTTCCTGCAAGATGTTCTTCCAGTTGCTGGGGGATGTAGAAAAGACCCATGAGGTGATCCTGTTCTCCTGGATGAGTGTCGGGCAGCTGCAGATCGACTGGGGATTCCTGCTCGACCCGCTGTCGGCGCTGATGATCATGGTCGTCACCGGGGTCGGTTCCCTGATTCACCTCTACTCCAACGGCTACATGCACGGGGAAGAAGGGTTCTACCGCTACTTTGCCTATCTGAACCTGTTCTGTTTCTCGATGCTGATGCTGGTTCTCGGCAACAACGCGTTGGTGATGTTTGTCGGTTGGGAGGGAGTCGGCCTCTGCTCCTACCTGTTGATCGGCTACTACTTCGAGAAGAAGAGCGCCGGGGATGCCGCCAAGAAGGCTTTCGTCGTCAACCGTGTCGGCGACTTCGGGTTCCTGATCGGCCTCTTCACCCTCTTCTGGGCCCTCGGTGAGCACGGTGTCTGGACCTTCCAGTTCACCAAGATCGCCGAGAACGCTCACCTGCTGCCTGCCGGTGGTGTGGTGGTGACCGTTGCGACGCTCTGCTTCTTTCTCGGCGCCACCGGCAAGTCGGCGCAGATTCCGCTCTACACCTGGCTGCCTGACGCCATGGAGGGCCCGACCCCGGTCTCAGCCCTGATCCACGCGGCGACCATGGTTACTGCCGGTGTCTATATGATCGGGCGGATGAACGGCCTCTTTTCCATGGCTCCCGACACCATGATGGTTATCGCCATCGTCGGCGCGGCGACCGCCATCTTTGCCGCCTCCATCGGCCTTGCGCAGAACGATATCAAGCGGGTGCTTGCCTATTCGACGGTTTCCCAGCTCGGTTACATGTTCCTCGCCATGGGTGTCGGCGCCTTCTCCGCCGGGATTTTTCATCTGATGACCCACGCTTTCTTCAAGGCCTGCCTGTTCCTCGGGTCCGGTTCAGTCATCCACGCCATGCACCATGCCTATCACAAGGCGCATCTGCATGATGATCCGCAGGATATGCGCAACATGGGTGGACTGGCCAAAAAGATGCCGATCACCTTTATCACCTTCTTTGTTTCGACGCTGGCGATTTCCGGGATTCCAGGATTGTCCGGTTTCTTCTCCAAGGATGAAATTCTCTGGTGGGCCTTCTCCTCGACCCGCGGCGGATGGATTCTCTGGCTGATCGGTTTCATTGCCGCCGGCATGACCGCCTTCTACATGTTCCGCCTGGTTTTCATGACCTTCTTCGGCAAACAGAAAACCGATGCCCGGGCTAAGGATCATGTCCACGAGTCGCCGCTGGTGATCACCATTCCCCTGATGGTTCTCGGTCTGCTGGCTCTGGTCGGCGGCTGGGTCGGTATTCCCGCGGCCCTGGGTGGCGCCAATCGATTCGAGCATTTTCTGGCTCCGGTTTTCGAGCATGCCCAGGAGACCTACGGGATTCATGCCCAGCATTCCCTGCAAGCCTTTGAGTTTCCGCTGATGGGCTGTTCCATCGGCATCGCCCTGGTCGGCATTTTCCTGGCTTGGATCATGTACGTCAAAAACCCGGAGCTTCCCGGCAGGCTGGTGGCCCGGTTCCGCTGGCTGCACACCGCCATCTTCAACAAATGGTTTGTCGATGAGCTCTACGACGGCCTGTTTGTCAACGCCACCAAGCGGCTCGGACGTTATTTCTGGAAAGGTTTCGACGTTCCGGTGATCGACGGAATTGTCAACGGGGTCGGTTGGCTGGTGCAGGGTTCCAGCCGGGTTTTGCGGTTCATTCAGAACGGACAGATTCACAGTTATGCCATGACCATGGTTCTGGGCATGGTGGTTATTGTCGCGGTTTACGTTTTCAAATAA
- a CDS encoding complex I subunit 4 family protein, which produces MSEHLLSLMTFFPLLGMIVILFIPRENDGVLKGLTFVITLITFFISLPLAFDDVFKTSGGMHYTEFVKWISIGDYFQMNYNLGVDGISLWLVLLTTFIMPIAVLSTWQAVEKNTKGFMALLLLLETAMLGAFLALDLFLFYVFWELMLIPMYFLIGIWGGKRRIYSAIKFFIYTAVGSLLMLVAIIFVYYYALKSGQPFEQGFSISHFYQLNIPAAYQTWLFLAFAFSFAIKVPMFPVHTWLPDAHTDAPTAGSVILAAIMLKMGTYGYVRFAMPLFPEALHQFTPFLATLAVIGIIYGALVAMVQEDVKRLVAYSSVSHLGFVMLGVFALNIQGMSGGMIQMINHGISTGALFLIVGFIYERRHTRLITDFGGLAKQMPVFTTIFMIAMLSSIGLPGTNGFVGEFLIMVGAFEGELRWFTIVAASGVIFAAVYMLWMFQRVMFGELKNPANQKLKDLSVREVVLMLPLLLFIFWIGVYPNTFFEKMNPALDQLINQIKGKQQVAVVETINPVQHKID; this is translated from the coding sequence ATGTCCGAGCATCTTCTCAGCCTGATGACGTTCTTCCCCCTGCTGGGGATGATCGTTATCCTCTTCATTCCGCGTGAGAATGACGGTGTACTCAAGGGCCTGACCTTCGTCATCACCCTGATCACCTTCTTTATCAGCCTGCCGCTGGCCTTTGACGATGTTTTCAAGACATCCGGCGGGATGCATTACACCGAATTCGTGAAATGGATCAGCATCGGTGACTACTTCCAGATGAACTACAATCTGGGGGTGGACGGCATCAGCCTGTGGCTGGTGCTGCTGACGACTTTCATCATGCCGATTGCCGTGCTGTCGACCTGGCAGGCGGTTGAGAAAAATACCAAAGGTTTCATGGCGCTGCTGCTGCTGCTTGAAACCGCCATGCTCGGTGCGTTCCTTGCGCTTGACCTGTTCCTGTTCTATGTCTTCTGGGAACTGATGCTGATTCCGATGTACTTCCTGATCGGCATCTGGGGCGGTAAGCGCCGTATCTACTCGGCGATCAAGTTCTTTATCTACACCGCGGTCGGCTCGCTGCTGATGCTGGTTGCCATTATCTTTGTCTACTACTATGCCCTGAAGAGCGGCCAGCCCTTCGAGCAGGGCTTCAGTATCAGCCATTTCTACCAGTTGAACATTCCGGCCGCCTACCAGACCTGGCTGTTCTTGGCGTTTGCCTTCAGCTTTGCCATCAAGGTACCGATGTTTCCGGTTCATACCTGGTTGCCGGATGCCCATACCGATGCCCCTACAGCCGGTTCGGTTATCCTGGCTGCCATCATGCTGAAGATGGGAACTTATGGCTACGTGCGTTTCGCCATGCCGCTGTTTCCTGAAGCTCTTCATCAGTTCACCCCCTTCCTGGCCACTCTGGCGGTGATCGGCATTATCTACGGAGCTCTGGTGGCGATGGTCCAGGAGGATGTCAAGCGTCTGGTTGCCTATTCATCGGTCAGCCACCTCGGTTTCGTCATGCTCGGGGTTTTCGCTCTCAATATCCAGGGCATGTCGGGCGGTATGATCCAGATGATCAACCATGGTATCTCGACCGGTGCGCTGTTCCTTATCGTCGGTTTTATCTACGAGCGGCGACATACCCGCCTGATCACCGATTTCGGCGGTCTGGCCAAGCAGATGCCGGTCTTCACCACTATTTTCATGATCGCCATGCTCTCCTCCATCGGTCTGCCCGGGACCAATGGCTTCGTCGGTGAGTTCCTGATCATGGTCGGCGCTTTTGAAGGTGAGCTGCGCTGGTTCACCATCGTCGCCGCATCCGGTGTCATCTTTGCTGCCGTCTACATGTTGTGGATGTTCCAGCGGGTGATGTTCGGGGAGTTGAAGAACCCTGCCAACCAGAAGCTCAAGGATCTGTCGGTTCGGGAGGTGGTACTGATGTTGCCGCTGTTGTTGTTCATTTTCTGGATCGGCGTCTACCCGAATACCTTTTTCGAGAAGATGAATCCAGCTCTTGACCAACTGATCAATCAGATCAAGGGCAAGCAGCAGGTGGCCGTGGTTGAGACCATCAATCCGGTACAGCACAAGATCGATTAA